One genomic window of Halolamina sediminis includes the following:
- a CDS encoding 2-amino-3,7-dideoxy-D-threo-hept-6-ulosonate synthase: MTRLTPTDAGRAARLDRLSTDGNVLMVPMDHGITMGAVQGLADIESTIDAVTRAGADAVLTQKGIAPRVHPNKNDAGYVIHLNASTTIGPDEDDKRVTGTVKEAVQAGADAVSLHLNVGSQYEPGQIEQLADVTKQAREFGMPVLAMTYARGEGVDSTDPESLGHAVRLGEELGADLVKTGYSGDAASFKRVVESTELPVLIAGGSKGTNRQTVEMVRGAMDAGASGVSMGRSIFQHEQPENIAAAVAAVIHDDAGVDDALAAGGFED, encoded by the coding sequence ATGACACGACTCACACCCACCGACGCCGGCAGAGCAGCCCGACTCGACCGCCTCTCGACCGACGGCAACGTCCTGATGGTACCGATGGACCACGGGATCACGATGGGCGCCGTCCAGGGGCTGGCCGACATCGAATCCACGATCGACGCCGTCACCCGCGCCGGCGCCGACGCCGTGTTGACCCAGAAGGGGATCGCCCCGCGCGTCCACCCGAACAAGAACGACGCGGGCTACGTGATCCACCTCAACGCCTCGACCACTATCGGGCCCGACGAGGACGACAAGCGCGTCACCGGGACCGTCAAGGAGGCCGTACAGGCCGGTGCCGACGCCGTCTCGCTGCACCTCAACGTCGGGAGCCAGTACGAGCCCGGACAGATCGAACAGCTGGCGGACGTGACCAAACAGGCCCGCGAGTTCGGGATGCCCGTGCTCGCGATGACGTACGCCCGGGGCGAGGGCGTCGACAGCACCGACCCAGAGTCGCTGGGCCACGCGGTCCGGCTGGGCGAGGAACTCGGTGCGGACCTCGTGAAGACGGGCTACTCCGGCGACGCGGCGAGCTTCAAGCGCGTCGTCGAGTCGACTGAGTTGCCGGTGCTGATCGCCGGCGGGAGCAAGGGGACGAACCGACAGACCGTCGAGATGGTCCGCGGGGCGATGGACGCCGGCGCTTCGGGAGTATCGATGGGCCGGTCGATCTTCCAGCACGAGCAGCCCGAGAACATCGCCGCGGCGGTGGCGGCGGTGATCCACGACGACGCCGGCGTCGACGACGCGCTGGCGGCCGGCGGCTTCGAAGACTGA
- a CDS encoding ornithine cyclodeaminase family protein yields METLLLNSEDVHQNTSMAELIPAIEEAFAAYENGNAKMPAKSYIDLPQYNGDFRSMPAYLDTGEWDAAGIKWVNVHTDNEEQFDLPTVMGTMIYSEPENAFPLSIMDGTELTMQRTGAAAAVATDHLAVEDASSMGIVGAGVQAYTQLEAIAEIRDIEEVVVSDLDEARVAEFIDTFEDRFTVRSGTPSDAAHCDVLSTVTPVRNPIIGPEDVGEHTHINAMGADAEGKHEIEDDVLKAAKLVIDDYAQCTHSGEINVPWSEGVLDDEDLYGEIGQIVVGDKAGRTAEDGVTVFDSTGLAIQDVAAAHVVYEHANERDNGTSFDLLGLA; encoded by the coding sequence ATGGAGACGCTGCTTCTCAACAGTGAGGACGTCCACCAGAACACCTCGATGGCGGAGCTGATCCCCGCGATCGAGGAGGCCTTTGCGGCCTACGAGAACGGGAACGCGAAGATGCCCGCGAAGTCCTACATCGACCTGCCGCAGTACAACGGCGACTTCCGGTCGATGCCCGCCTACCTCGACACGGGCGAGTGGGACGCGGCGGGGATCAAGTGGGTCAACGTCCACACCGACAACGAGGAGCAGTTCGACCTCCCCACGGTGATGGGGACGATGATCTACTCCGAGCCCGAGAACGCGTTCCCGCTGTCGATCATGGACGGCACCGAGCTCACGATGCAGCGCACCGGCGCCGCCGCCGCGGTCGCGACCGACCACCTCGCCGTCGAGGACGCCAGCTCGATGGGGATCGTCGGCGCGGGCGTACAGGCGTACACGCAACTGGAGGCCATCGCGGAGATCCGGGACATCGAGGAGGTCGTCGTCTCCGACCTCGACGAGGCCCGCGTCGCGGAGTTCATCGACACGTTCGAGGACCGCTTCACGGTGCGCTCGGGCACGCCGAGCGACGCCGCCCACTGCGACGTGCTCTCGACGGTGACGCCCGTTCGGAACCCGATCATCGGCCCCGAGGACGTGGGCGAACACACCCACATCAACGCGATGGGCGCCGACGCCGAGGGAAAACACGAGATCGAGGACGACGTGCTGAAAGCGGCGAAGCTGGTGATCGACGACTACGCGCAGTGCACCCACTCCGGCGAGATCAACGTCCCCTGGAGCGAGGGCGTGCTGGACGACGAGGACCTCTACGGCGAGATCGGCCAGATCGTCGTCGGCGACAAGGCGGGTCGGACCGCCGAGGACGGCGTGACGGTGTTCGACTCGACGGGGCTGGCGATTCAGGACGTGGCCGCGGCGCACGTGGTGTACGAGCACGCGAACGAGCGCGACAACGGGACGAGCTTCGACCTGCTCGGGCTGGCCTGA
- a CDS encoding type II toxin-antitoxin system RelE family toxin, with amino-acid sequence MSYNVLLSDDARDYIQSLDDKSARIIKDNLRKLAEDPYPGGGKGDKEKLTVDGEEMYRLHIGRTHTAFYVVVDDGTQEVRVVEITDIDDAHKRYGY; translated from the coding sequence ATGAGCTATAACGTTCTTCTTTCGGACGACGCCCGCGACTACATCCAGTCGCTCGACGACAAGAGCGCCCGGATCATCAAGGACAACCTGCGGAAACTGGCCGAGGATCCCTACCCGGGCGGCGGCAAAGGTGATAAGGAGAAACTCACCGTCGACGGTGAGGAGATGTACCGGCTCCACATTGGCAGGACCCATACGGCCTTCTACGTCGTTGTCGACGATGGCACACAGGAGGTCCGAGTCGTGGAGATCACCGACATCGACGACGCTCACAAGCGCTACGGCTACTAG
- a CDS encoding DUF7557 family protein yields the protein MSADKRIPVTEERWERLHQLKKPGQTYDELLDELIQEHERHQLAERARTVREQDSEELTSLDEL from the coding sequence ATGAGCGCAGACAAACGAATTCCGGTAACTGAAGAACGGTGGGAACGACTTCATCAACTCAAGAAACCCGGTCAGACCTACGACGAGCTGTTGGACGAACTGATTCAGGAACACGAGCGGCATCAACTCGCCGAACGGGCCCGCACGGTCCGAGAACAGGATTCGGAGGAGTTGACGTCGCTCGATGAGCTATAA
- the leuS gene encoding leucine--tRNA ligase, protein MDYDPQAIEERWRQRWRENGRYEADPVPEEERENREGQGPSGSRTQSGDATFVTVPYPYPSGGMHIGHARTYTVPDAYARYRRQQGDNVLFPMAWHVTGTPIIGAVERLKKGEEEQLSVLQDTYNVPEEDLGDLETPMGYAEYFIEEHYKKGMKSLGLSVDWRREFTTNDERYSKFIEWQYQTLKEKGLVEKGLHPVNYCTEEEQPVTTHDLLEGEEAEFQEYTLIRFRGDSPDNGDAVFPMATLRPETVRGVTNAYVDPEATYVRATVDGETWVISEDAAEKFRLQDREVEIEAEFDGREIVGTSVENPVTGDDVLILPAGFVDADNATGVVMSVPAHSPDDYVALQELTERADELTEYGIDPEAVREIEPIPILTIEGYGEIPAASAVEEHGIESSDDPALEEATNDLYNAEFHSGVLNDEYGEFAGEVVEDVRDRFREHHAGDAFDTMQEFSEEVVCRCGGDVEVAYQDTWFLRYNDEEWMAKTRRAIQNLDAIPENTRGEYEHTVGWLEEWPCIRNYGLGTRLPWDDEFVIEPLSDSTLYMAYYTVAPHIQDVPVEELDPAFFDAMFYGEDAVDDADERALELGEEWDYWYPVDYRFSGNDLITNHLTFYLYHHAEFFPEPKWPEGIVVMGMGLLEGQKMSSSKGHVVLPGEAISEYGADTVRFFLLNASEPWQDYDWREDAVESTHNQLRRFYNRGQELIEGPEGDRDAITDVDRWLLSKLQTTIETATDAMERSETRTATQAAFYGFDEHLKWYRRRADLDRPGARWTLRHALETRLRLLAPFTPFLANELHEELTGTAAEDAPWPEVDDDLRAPDLELQEARVQALVDDINEVADVTDTDPETIRIYVAADWKRQVFDAVREVGADVGAVMSEVMSDPDLRERGNEVNQIAQDAVEFARDYDEEELADLLEMDEQAAYEGAAPFLAREFDAAVEVYAEDDADVVDPADRADSAIPFRPAIHLA, encoded by the coding sequence ATGGACTACGACCCGCAGGCGATCGAGGAGCGCTGGCGGCAGCGCTGGCGGGAGAACGGTCGGTACGAGGCCGATCCCGTCCCCGAGGAGGAGCGGGAGAACAGGGAGGGACAAGGTCCCTCTGGCAGCCGGACGCAGTCCGGCGACGCCACCTTCGTCACGGTTCCGTACCCCTACCCCAGCGGCGGGATGCACATCGGCCACGCCCGCACGTACACGGTGCCGGACGCCTACGCGCGCTACCGGCGCCAGCAGGGCGACAACGTGCTGTTCCCGATGGCGTGGCACGTCACCGGGACGCCGATCATCGGCGCCGTCGAGCGCCTGAAGAAAGGCGAGGAGGAGCAGCTCTCGGTGCTGCAGGACACGTACAACGTCCCCGAAGAGGACCTGGGCGACCTGGAGACGCCGATGGGCTATGCGGAGTACTTCATCGAGGAGCACTACAAGAAGGGGATGAAGTCCCTGGGCCTGTCGGTCGACTGGCGCCGGGAGTTCACCACCAACGACGAGCGCTACTCGAAGTTCATCGAGTGGCAGTACCAGACGCTGAAGGAGAAGGGGCTGGTGGAGAAGGGCCTGCACCCGGTGAACTACTGCACCGAGGAAGAACAGCCAGTCACCACCCACGACCTGCTGGAGGGCGAGGAGGCCGAGTTCCAAGAGTACACGCTGATCCGGTTCCGCGGCGACTCGCCGGACAACGGCGACGCCGTCTTCCCGATGGCGACGCTCCGACCCGAAACCGTCCGCGGCGTCACGAACGCCTACGTCGACCCCGAGGCGACGTACGTCCGTGCGACCGTCGACGGCGAGACGTGGGTGATCTCCGAGGATGCCGCCGAGAAGTTCCGCCTGCAGGACCGCGAGGTCGAGATCGAGGCCGAGTTCGACGGCCGCGAGATCGTCGGGACGAGCGTCGAGAACCCCGTCACGGGCGACGACGTGCTGATCCTGCCCGCCGGCTTCGTCGACGCCGACAACGCGACCGGCGTCGTGATGTCGGTGCCGGCCCACTCGCCGGACGACTACGTCGCGCTGCAGGAGCTCACGGAGCGCGCCGACGAGCTGACCGAGTACGGGATCGACCCCGAAGCGGTCCGCGAGATCGAGCCGATCCCGATCCTCACGATCGAGGGGTACGGCGAGATCCCGGCGGCCTCGGCCGTCGAGGAGCACGGCATCGAGTCCAGCGACGACCCCGCGCTGGAGGAGGCCACGAACGACCTGTACAACGCCGAGTTCCACTCCGGGGTCCTGAACGACGAGTACGGCGAGTTCGCGGGCGAAGTCGTCGAGGACGTCCGCGACCGCTTCCGCGAGCACCACGCCGGCGACGCGTTCGACACGATGCAGGAGTTCAGCGAGGAGGTCGTCTGTCGCTGCGGCGGCGACGTGGAGGTCGCCTACCAGGACACGTGGTTCCTGCGCTACAACGACGAGGAGTGGATGGCGAAGACCCGGCGGGCGATCCAGAACCTCGACGCGATCCCGGAGAATACCCGCGGCGAGTACGAACACACCGTCGGCTGGCTGGAGGAGTGGCCCTGCATCCGGAACTACGGGCTGGGCACGCGGCTGCCGTGGGACGACGAGTTCGTGATCGAGCCGCTGTCGGACTCGACGCTGTACATGGCCTACTACACGGTCGCCCCGCACATCCAGGACGTCCCCGTCGAGGAGCTCGATCCCGCGTTTTTCGACGCGATGTTCTACGGCGAGGACGCCGTCGACGACGCCGACGAGCGCGCGCTGGAGCTGGGCGAGGAGTGGGACTACTGGTACCCCGTCGACTACCGGTTCTCGGGCAACGACCTGATCACGAACCACCTGACGTTCTACCTCTACCACCACGCCGAGTTCTTCCCCGAACCGAAGTGGCCCGAGGGGATCGTCGTGATGGGGATGGGCCTGCTGGAGGGCCAGAAGATGTCCTCCTCGAAGGGTCACGTCGTCCTCCCGGGCGAGGCGATCTCGGAGTACGGCGCCGACACCGTTCGGTTCTTCCTGCTGAACGCCTCCGAGCCGTGGCAGGACTACGACTGGCGCGAGGACGCCGTCGAGAGCACGCACAACCAACTGCGACGGTTCTACAACCGCGGGCAGGAGCTGATCGAGGGGCCCGAGGGCGACCGCGACGCGATCACCGACGTGGATCGCTGGCTGCTGTCGAAGCTCCAGACCACGATCGAGACCGCGACCGACGCGATGGAGCGCTCGGAGACCCGAACCGCCACGCAGGCGGCGTTCTACGGCTTCGACGAGCACCTGAAGTGGTACCGTCGCCGCGCCGATCTGGACCGGCCGGGCGCGCGCTGGACGCTGCGACACGCCCTCGAGACGCGACTGCGCCTGCTGGCGCCGTTCACGCCGTTCCTCGCGAACGAGCTCCACGAGGAGCTGACGGGCACGGCCGCCGAGGACGCGCCGTGGCCCGAGGTCGACGACGACCTGCGCGCACCGGACCTCGAACTGCAGGAGGCGCGCGTGCAGGCGCTGGTCGACGACATCAACGAGGTCGCCGACGTGACCGATACCGACCCCGAAACCATCCGAATCTACGTCGCGGCCGACTGGAAGCGGCAGGTGTTCGACGCCGTCCGCGAGGTCGGCGCTGACGTGGGTGCGGTGATGAGCGAGGTCATGAGCGACCCCGACCTGCGCGAGCGGGGCAACGAGGTCAACCAGATCGCACAGGACGCCGTCGAGTTCGCTCGCGACTACGACGAGGAGGAACTGGCTGACCTGCTCGAGATGGACGAGCAGGCCGCCTACGAGGGCGCGGCGCCGTTCCTCGCTCGCGAGTTCGACGCCGCGGTCGAGGTGTACGCCGAGGACGACGCGGACGTGGTCGACCCGGCGGACCGAGCTGACAGCGCGATCCCGTTCCGTCCCGCGATCCACCTAGCGTAG
- a CDS encoding TrmB family transcriptional regulator, translating to MRSGDDEAFDAMGRLGFGTNEAEVLVALHELGTATAREVSQVADVSRPQVYSAVESLENRGLVNVQHANPREFQPVTVDETESLFTRRFERDIERVTDRLREAASRREGPSEEREDIWTVRGREAVTERITQLVRDAEVRVVFGAKSTDLLTEGVREALAERAAGGVDVTVVSTDAAVRERFADVAAVTVFAPEIHDEESNHTGRMLLVDDDTVLHSVLGEEELPGASRETAYWSAGSGFASTLVAMMERTLQS from the coding sequence ATGCGTAGCGGCGACGACGAGGCGTTCGACGCGATGGGGCGGCTGGGGTTCGGCACCAACGAGGCCGAGGTGCTCGTCGCGCTCCACGAGCTCGGCACCGCGACCGCCCGCGAGGTGAGTCAGGTCGCCGACGTGTCGCGGCCGCAGGTGTACAGCGCGGTCGAGTCGCTCGAGAACCGCGGGCTAGTGAACGTCCAGCACGCCAACCCCCGGGAGTTCCAGCCCGTGACCGTCGACGAGACGGAGTCGCTGTTCACGCGGCGGTTCGAGCGGGACATCGAGCGGGTCACGGACCGGCTCCGGGAGGCGGCTAGCCGGCGCGAGGGGCCGAGCGAGGAGCGCGAGGATATCTGGACGGTCCGGGGGCGGGAAGCCGTCACCGAGCGGATCACCCAACTGGTTCGGGACGCCGAGGTGCGGGTGGTGTTCGGCGCCAAATCGACCGACCTGCTGACCGAGGGGGTCCGCGAGGCGCTCGCGGAGCGCGCGGCGGGGGGCGTCGACGTGACGGTCGTCAGCACCGACGCGGCCGTCCGCGAGCGGTTCGCCGACGTCGCGGCCGTGACGGTGTTCGCCCCGGAGATCCACGACGAGGAGTCCAACCACACCGGCCGGATGCTGCTGGTCGACGACGACACCGTGCTCCACAGCGTACTGGGCGAGGAGGAGCTTCCGGGGGCGAGCCGGGAGACGGCGTACTGGAGCGCCGGCTCCGGCTTCGCCTCGACGCTCGTCGCGATGATGGAACGGACGCTGCAGAGCTAG
- a CDS encoding ABC transporter ATP-binding protein, producing MHVIELADVVKRYRSGEETIEALKGVDFHADRGEMVTIIGPSGSGKSTMLNMIGLLDTPTEGTVKLEGQDVTNFTEDELTEERRNGIGFVFQDFHLLPMLTAVENVELPSMWDTGVDRHDRAIDLLERVGLGDRLDHTPRQLSGGQQQRVAIARALVNEPDIVLADEPTGNLDQDTGRTILDELTRLKKAEDIAIVAVTHDDQLVGYADRVVNLVDGVIQE from the coding sequence ATGCACGTCATCGAACTCGCCGACGTGGTGAAGCGCTACCGGAGCGGCGAGGAGACCATCGAGGCGCTGAAAGGCGTCGACTTCCACGCCGACCGCGGCGAGATGGTGACGATCATCGGCCCCTCGGGCTCGGGGAAGTCGACGATGCTCAACATGATCGGACTGCTCGACACGCCCACCGAGGGGACCGTGAAGCTGGAGGGGCAGGACGTGACGAACTTCACGGAGGATGAGCTCACCGAGGAGCGACGCAACGGGATCGGCTTCGTGTTTCAGGACTTCCACCTGCTGCCGATGCTGACCGCGGTCGAGAACGTCGAACTCCCGTCGATGTGGGACACCGGCGTCGACAGACACGATCGCGCGATCGACTTACTCGAACGCGTTGGGCTGGGCGATCGGCTGGACCACACCCCGCGACAGCTCTCGGGCGGGCAGCAACAGCGCGTCGCGATCGCGCGGGCGCTGGTGAACGAGCCCGACATCGTGCTGGCCGACGAGCCGACGGGGAACCTCGATCAGGACACCGGACGGACGATCCTCGACGAGCTGACCCGGCTGAAGAAGGCGGAGGACATCGCGATCGTCGCGGTCACCCACGACGACCAGCTTGTGGGGTACGCCGACCGCGTCGTGAACCTCGTCGACGGGGTGATCCAAGAGTGA
- a CDS encoding ABC transporter permease codes for MSVEAWLWRFPSALMAWRNLGRNRARTALAALGIVIGVVAIASLGMAGASIQYSTNQELGGLANQVTVTAGEDNPEPALTESQVRNIERLVADADVIGQKTGTTTIDADGEPQRVSVTGLTQASALYDAQEGEVPDRLRSGALVSSSVADEFGLELGDPVEYDGQLYRIRGILEPQQGFGGGASVVLPVSALSDREYYSTVTIVAEDGAAAEAVADEVERGMNGREEIVSVTTLAAVQESINSLTNTLNLALIGIGSISLVVAAVSILNVMLMSTIERRGEIGVLRAVGIRRGEVLRMILTEAGLLGVIGGAVGAVVALGVGLLLNQVLFGDPTLVFEWASMQYLIFGFVFAVVASLLSGLYPAWKAANERPVETLRG; via the coding sequence GTGAGCGTCGAGGCGTGGCTCTGGCGGTTCCCCAGCGCGCTGATGGCGTGGCGCAACCTCGGCCGGAACCGCGCGCGGACGGCGCTTGCCGCGCTGGGGATCGTGATCGGCGTCGTCGCGATCGCGTCGCTGGGGATGGCCGGCGCCTCGATCCAGTACAGCACCAACCAAGAGCTGGGCGGGCTCGCGAACCAAGTCACGGTGACTGCGGGCGAGGACAACCCCGAACCAGCACTCACGGAGTCGCAGGTCCGGAACATCGAACGGCTGGTCGCCGACGCCGACGTGATCGGCCAGAAGACCGGGACGACGACGATCGACGCCGACGGCGAGCCCCAGCGCGTGAGCGTCACGGGGCTCACGCAGGCCAGCGCGCTGTACGACGCCCAAGAGGGAGAGGTGCCCGACCGTCTGCGCTCGGGCGCGCTGGTGAGCAGCAGCGTCGCAGACGAGTTCGGCCTCGAACTCGGCGACCCGGTCGAGTACGACGGCCAGCTCTACCGGATCCGCGGGATCCTCGAACCCCAGCAGGGGTTCGGTGGCGGGGCGTCGGTCGTGCTCCCCGTCTCGGCGCTGAGCGACCGGGAGTACTACTCGACGGTGACGATCGTCGCCGAGGACGGCGCGGCCGCGGAGGCGGTCGCCGATGAGGTGGAGCGCGGGATGAACGGCCGCGAGGAGATCGTGAGCGTCACGACGCTGGCGGCCGTCCAAGAGAGCATCAACTCCCTGACGAACACGCTCAACCTCGCGCTGATCGGGATCGGCTCGATCTCGCTGGTCGTCGCGGCCGTGAGCATCCTCAACGTGATGCTGATGAGCACGATCGAGCGCCGGGGCGAGATCGGCGTGCTCCGGGCGGTGGGGATCCGCCGCGGCGAGGTGCTGCGGATGATCCTGACCGAGGCGGGGCTGCTCGGCGTCATCGGCGGCGCAGTCGGCGCGGTCGTGGCGTTGGGGGTCGGGCTGCTGCTGAATCAGGTGCTGTTCGGCGATCCGACGCTCGTGTTCGAGTGGGCGAGCATGCAGTACCTCATCTTCGGCTTCGTGTTCGCGGTCGTCGCGAGTCTGCTCAGCGGGCTGTACCCGGCGTGGAAGGCGGCCAACGAGCGCCCCGTGGAGACGCTGCGGGGCTGA
- a CDS encoding Hsp20/alpha crystallin family protein gives MSGRRDPFDEIEELFEQLNSGFADLTGEFEGAVGGGIHVDVADDDDLVVVVADVPGYEPEDIDVSVSDRQLTISAERGSESETDDDAQYYRRERTRQSVSRTVTLPTAVDEHEASASYENGVLTVELPKADGGEGIDIEVS, from the coding sequence ATGAGTGGCCGCCGTGACCCGTTCGACGAGATCGAGGAACTGTTCGAGCAGCTGAACTCCGGGTTCGCCGACCTGACCGGGGAGTTCGAGGGCGCCGTCGGCGGCGGGATCCACGTCGACGTGGCCGACGACGACGACCTCGTCGTCGTCGTCGCGGACGTGCCGGGGTACGAGCCCGAGGACATCGACGTGTCGGTCAGCGACCGCCAGCTCACCATCTCGGCGGAGCGCGGGAGCGAGTCCGAGACCGACGACGACGCCCAGTACTACCGCCGCGAGCGCACCCGACAGTCGGTGAGTCGGACTGTGACGCTCCCGACGGCCGTCGACGAGCACGAGGCGTCGGCGAGCTACGAGAACGGTGTGCTGACGGTCGAACTGCCCAAGGCCGACGGGGGCGAGGGGATCGACATCGAAGTGAGCTAG
- the pheA gene encoding prephenate dehydratase codes for MQVVTLGPAGTYSHRAAGSIADDDGVSFRESVTEIVAAVADGEFDRGVVPVENSIEGSVDESLDALADREVSVVQEVVSPIRHALLAQGPAFSTVASHPQALAQCREYLAEQYPDVSQEAVASTARGVERAREDASVAAIGHPANAGSPAQGADEDSDGTLQRIAENIQDHDSNATRFLVVAPENERSEAGGKTSIVAYPGANYPGLLLELLEAFADRDINLTRIESRPSGRRLGDYCFHVDFEAGLYEARAQDALAEIEAVCTDGWVKRLGSYDTTHVVG; via the coding sequence ATGCAAGTCGTCACGCTGGGTCCGGCGGGGACGTACTCCCACCGCGCGGCGGGGTCGATCGCCGACGACGACGGCGTCAGCTTCCGGGAGTCGGTGACGGAGATCGTCGCCGCCGTCGCCGACGGCGAGTTCGACCGCGGCGTCGTCCCCGTCGAGAACAGCATCGAGGGCTCCGTCGACGAGAGCCTCGACGCGCTGGCCGACCGCGAGGTGAGCGTCGTACAGGAGGTCGTCTCCCCGATCCGGCACGCCCTCCTCGCGCAGGGGCCGGCGTTCTCGACCGTCGCGTCCCACCCGCAGGCGCTGGCACAGTGCCGCGAGTACCTCGCGGAGCAGTACCCCGACGTGAGTCAGGAGGCGGTGGCGTCGACCGCCCGCGGCGTCGAGCGCGCCCGCGAGGACGCGAGCGTGGCGGCGATCGGCCACCCTGCGAACGCAGGCTCGCCGGCACAGGGAGCCGACGAGGACAGTGACGGTACCCTCCAGCGGATCGCCGAGAACATCCAGGACCACGACTCCAACGCCACCCGCTTTCTCGTCGTCGCCCCCGAGAACGAGCGCTCGGAGGCGGGCGGGAAGACAAGCATCGTGGCCTACCCCGGCGCGAACTACCCCGGCCTGCTGCTCGAACTGCTGGAGGCGTTCGCCGACCGGGACATCAACCTCACCCGGATCGAGTCCCGTCCAAGCGGCCGTCGACTGGGGGACTACTGCTTCCACGTCGACTTCGAGGCGGGGCTGTACGAGGCCCGGGCACAGGACGCGCTGGCGGAGATCGAGGCCGTCTGTACGGACGGCTGGGTCAAACGGCTCGGCTCCTACGACACGACCCACGTCGTCGGGTAG
- a CDS encoding TOBE domain-containing protein, with translation MDAGFDATLRADDVAFAERDAELLRTVDEAGSLNAAASSLGRSYSRAHDRLTELEDAFGSLVERQRGGSGGGGSALTDRAHELLAAFDRLRAGYSAIAETTETVLDGEVSERDGELGTVETAAGTVRALVPPEAESVEVVLRADAVTLHDPADTPTGDATSARNRFSGEVVAVDRGESISRVSVDVGADVPLVALVTEESRDRLGLEPGRDVVASFKATATRATPR, from the coding sequence ATGGACGCAGGGTTCGACGCGACGCTCCGGGCCGACGACGTTGCCTTCGCCGAGCGGGACGCCGAGCTGCTCCGGACCGTCGACGAGGCGGGGTCGCTCAACGCCGCGGCGTCGTCGCTCGGGCGGTCGTACTCCCGGGCACACGACCGGCTCACGGAGCTGGAGGACGCGTTCGGCTCGTTGGTCGAGCGCCAGCGTGGCGGCAGCGGCGGCGGCGGCAGTGCCCTCACCGACCGCGCACACGAGCTGTTGGCGGCGTTCGACCGCCTGCGCGCGGGCTACAGCGCGATCGCGGAGACCACGGAGACCGTCCTCGACGGCGAGGTGAGCGAGCGCGACGGCGAGCTCGGCACCGTCGAGACCGCCGCCGGAACGGTCCGGGCGCTCGTCCCGCCCGAGGCGGAGTCGGTCGAGGTGGTGCTGCGGGCCGACGCGGTGACGCTGCACGACCCCGCGGACACACCGACCGGCGACGCGACCAGCGCGCGCAACCGATTTTCGGGCGAGGTCGTCGCGGTCGACCGCGGGGAGTCGATCTCCCGCGTCTCGGTCGACGTGGGGGCCGACGTGCCGCTCGTGGCGCTGGTGACCGAGGAGAGCCGCGATCGACTCGGGCTCGAACCCGGCCGGGACGTGGTGGCGTCGTTCAAAGCGACGGCGACCCGTGCGACACCGCGGTGA
- a CDS encoding cold-shock protein gives MANGKVDFFNDTGGYGFISTEDADDDVFFHMEDVGGDDLEEGQEVEFDIEQADKGPRATNLVRN, from the coding sequence ATGGCAAACGGTAAGGTTGATTTCTTCAACGACACGGGCGGCTACGGTTTCATTTCCACTGAGGACGCGGACGACGACGTTTTCTTCCACATGGAAGATGTCGGCGGCGACGACCTCGAGGAAGGGCAGGAAGTTGAGTTCGACATCGAACAGGCCGACAAGGGCCCCCGCGCGACGAACCTCGTCCGCAACTAA